Proteins encoded within one genomic window of Haladaptatus sp. QDMS2:
- a CDS encoding tryptophan--tRNA ligase, with the protein MPASNSVTPYAVSGEVDYEKLLAEFGADALTTDHLEHFPQPVHPLVRRGVFYAHRDVDRYLAAANAGQHHSIVTGIGPSGPMHLGHIQVFSLAQHLQDQTGATVYIPLSDDEKYFAKDQTLAQGRAYTRDNLKDLLAVGFDPENTRILVDTQDADVVYPAAAAFAKHLTPATISATYGDPPNIGLGFYPAVQAAHLVLPQLVHGAHPTLVPIAVDQDPHVRLCRDVADLQKVPVSKPGALLGKFLPSLAGPGKMSSSDDAPSIRLTDDRETVTEKLQQYAFSGGQSSLDAHREQGGNPEIDVAFQYLQAFFEPDDGELDRLAREYRSGELLSGELKQYAADKIANFLSAHQSRRPSDAELDERLAPFRLTADERRAALAALGL; encoded by the coding sequence ATGCCAGCATCCAATTCCGTCACCCCGTACGCCGTCTCCGGCGAGGTCGATTACGAGAAACTCCTTGCCGAGTTCGGCGCAGACGCACTGACTACAGACCACCTCGAACACTTTCCACAGCCGGTTCACCCGCTCGTTCGCCGTGGGGTGTTTTACGCCCACCGCGACGTAGACCGTTACCTCGCTGCCGCGAACGCCGGCCAGCACCACTCTATCGTCACCGGCATCGGACCTTCCGGACCGATGCACCTCGGCCACATCCAGGTGTTCTCCCTCGCACAGCACCTGCAAGACCAGACCGGCGCGACGGTCTACATCCCGCTTTCGGACGACGAGAAGTACTTCGCGAAGGACCAGACCCTCGCGCAAGGGCGCGCCTACACGCGAGACAACCTCAAGGACCTGCTCGCCGTCGGGTTCGACCCCGAGAACACCCGTATCCTCGTGGACACGCAGGACGCGGACGTGGTGTACCCCGCGGCCGCCGCGTTCGCGAAGCACCTCACGCCCGCCACCATCTCGGCGACGTACGGCGACCCGCCGAACATCGGCCTTGGGTTCTACCCGGCGGTGCAGGCCGCCCACCTCGTGCTCCCGCAACTCGTCCACGGCGCACATCCGACGCTCGTCCCGATTGCCGTAGACCAGGACCCTCACGTCCGCCTCTGTCGGGACGTGGCCGACCTGCAGAAGGTCCCCGTGTCGAAACCGGGAGCGCTCCTCGGGAAATTCCTCCCGAGTCTCGCCGGGCCGGGGAAGATGAGTTCGAGCGACGACGCCCCCTCGATTCGCCTCACCGACGACCGGGAGACGGTGACCGAGAAACTCCAGCAGTACGCCTTCTCGGGCGGGCAATCGAGCCTCGATGCCCACCGCGAACAGGGCGGCAATCCCGAAATCGACGTGGCGTTCCAGTACCTGCAGGCGTTCTTCGAACCCGACGACGGCGAACTCGACCGCCTCGCCCGCGAGTACCGTTCGGGAGAGTTACTGAGCGGCGAACTGAAGCAGTACGCCGCGGACAAGATTGCGAACTTCCTCTCCGCCCACCAGTCGCGACGGCCGTCGGACGCGGAACTGGACGAACGACTCGCCCCCTTTAGATTGACCGCGGACGAGCGCCGAGCCGCGCTCGCTGCCCTCGGTCTCTGA
- the lrp gene encoding HTH-type transcriptional regulator Lrp, producing the protein MTYENLDSKLINALLKDGRASLRSLADELDVSVTTVSNHLKNLEEEGVITGYTPKVSYDKLGYGVTAVIQLKVEGSALPDITEQLRTHRQMVSVYEVTGDHDIIAIGKFKDTDDMNKQIKALLVEPEIKESNTSVVLNAAAEHEQFDLEIEE; encoded by the coding sequence ATGACGTACGAAAATCTCGACAGCAAACTCATCAACGCGCTCCTCAAAGACGGGCGGGCAAGCCTTCGCAGCCTCGCAGACGAACTCGACGTCTCCGTGACCACCGTCTCGAACCACCTGAAGAATTTAGAGGAAGAGGGCGTCATCACCGGCTACACGCCAAAGGTGAGCTACGACAAACTCGGCTACGGCGTCACCGCCGTCATCCAGCTCAAAGTCGAAGGGTCTGCGCTCCCAGACATCACCGAACAGCTTCGCACCCACCGCCAGATGGTCTCGGTGTACGAAGTCACCGGCGACCACGACATCATCGCGATTGGCAAGTTCAAGGACACAGACGACATGAACAAGCAAATCAAGGCGCTGCTCGTGGAGCCGGAAATCAAAGAGTCGAACACGAGCGTCGTGCTCAACGCCGCCGCAGAGCACGAGCAGTTCGACTTAGAAATCGAAGAGTAG
- a CDS encoding phosphatase PAP2 family protein, translating to MTRSFGVVEFLRELVPELLIPLFALVTQLGDLWFYFLVLSLLYWLGPRTPLWNDGVSRDRIAYVIAITLGALSLTLALKGLFALPRPPAPDVVPGSRFIPDAYHAAYEWLAVSDGYGFPSGHALGSTVVWGGLALTLGVSTFRRRIVTAGAIIALISLSRLVLGVHYLVDILAGITIGVTYLLVERRITGEDPRLAFWVAATIALFAFVTSGFGTEGAAAVGGTVGGILAWQYVEPRLDQFPSRRQALLTVIVGLPVLGILLAIVTTVTGSVMVSLLGNAVVITGLLALPLVANR from the coding sequence ATGACCAGGAGCTTTGGCGTAGTCGAATTTCTGCGCGAACTCGTCCCCGAGTTACTTATTCCGCTGTTCGCGCTCGTCACGCAACTCGGCGACCTGTGGTTCTACTTCCTCGTCCTCTCGCTGCTCTACTGGCTCGGCCCGCGCACGCCACTCTGGAACGATGGCGTCTCACGCGACCGCATCGCCTACGTCATCGCAATTACGCTTGGGGCGCTCTCGCTCACCCTCGCGCTCAAGGGCCTCTTCGCACTTCCCCGCCCACCCGCGCCGGACGTCGTTCCCGGGAGTCGGTTCATCCCAGACGCCTACCACGCCGCCTACGAGTGGCTCGCGGTCTCTGACGGCTACGGCTTTCCGAGCGGGCACGCCCTTGGGTCGACGGTGGTCTGGGGCGGGCTCGCACTCACCCTCGGTGTGAGTACGTTCCGCCGCCGAATCGTGACGGCGGGAGCCATCATCGCCCTCATCTCGCTGTCGCGACTCGTTCTCGGGGTTCACTACCTCGTGGACATCCTTGCGGGCATCACGATTGGCGTGACCTACCTGCTCGTCGAACGGCGAATCACTGGCGAAGACCCGCGACTCGCGTTCTGGGTCGCCGCCACCATCGCGCTGTTCGCGTTCGTCACCAGTGGCTTCGGAACCGAGGGGGCCGCCGCCGTCGGCGGCACGGTCGGTGGCATCCTCGCCTGGCAGTACGTCGAACCGCGACTCGACCAATTCCCCTCTCGGCGCCAGGCACTCCTGACCGTCATCGTTGGCCTGCCGGTGCTCGGCATCCTGCTCGCCATCGTGACGACGGTCACTGGGTCGGTGATGGTCTCGCTGCTCGGTAACGCCGTCGTCATCACCGGGCTACTGGCGCTGCCGCTCGTCGCGAACCGCTGA
- the thsA gene encoding thermosome subunit alpha: MGNQPLIVLSEDSQRTSGRDAQSMNITAGKAVAEAVRTTLGPKGMDKMLVDSMGSVVVTNDGVTILKEMDIEHPAANMIVEVAQTQEDEVGDGTTTAVVITGGLLQQAEDLLEQDIHATTLAQGYRQAAAKSKEILENIAIDVSEDDEEILTQIAATAMTGKGAESAKDTLSKLVVDAVRAVADEDGIDTDNIKVEKVVGGSIDESELVEGVIISKERVHDNMPYSVEDANVAVLDQALEIKETEIDAEVNVTDPAQLQQFLDQEEKQLKEMVDKLKAVGADVVFCQKGIDDMAQHYLAKEGILAARRVKKSDIKRLARATGARVVSNLEDIEEADLGYAGSVAQRDVGGKDRIFVEDVKEAKSVTLILRGGTEHVVDEVERAIEDSLGVVRVTLEDGKVLPGGAAPETELALGLRDYADSVGGREQLAVEAFADAIDVIPRTLAENAGLDPIDSLVNLRSKHDAGETTTGLDAYTGDIIDMQAEGVVEPLRVKTQAIESATEAAVMILRIDDVIAAGDLSGGQVDGDDDDMDMPPGGGGMGGMGGMGGMGGAM, encoded by the coding sequence ATGGGCAACCAGCCCCTCATCGTACTTTCGGAGGACAGCCAGCGCACCTCAGGTCGAGATGCGCAGTCGATGAACATCACCGCCGGCAAGGCGGTCGCCGAGGCGGTACGCACGACACTCGGCCCGAAAGGGATGGACAAGATGCTCGTCGATTCGATGGGCTCGGTCGTCGTCACGAACGACGGCGTCACCATCCTCAAAGAGATGGACATCGAACACCCGGCGGCGAACATGATCGTCGAAGTCGCCCAGACTCAGGAGGACGAAGTCGGTGACGGGACGACCACAGCCGTCGTCATCACGGGCGGCCTCCTCCAGCAGGCCGAGGACCTCTTAGAGCAGGACATCCACGCGACCACGCTCGCACAGGGGTACCGCCAGGCCGCAGCCAAGTCCAAGGAGATTCTCGAGAACATCGCCATCGACGTCTCCGAGGACGACGAGGAGATTCTCACCCAGATTGCCGCGACCGCGATGACCGGCAAGGGCGCAGAGAGCGCGAAGGACACGCTCTCGAAGCTCGTCGTCGACGCCGTTCGCGCCGTCGCAGACGAGGACGGTATCGACACGGACAACATCAAAGTCGAGAAGGTCGTCGGCGGCTCCATCGACGAGTCCGAACTCGTCGAGGGCGTCATCATCTCGAAAGAGCGCGTCCACGACAACATGCCGTACAGCGTCGAGGACGCGAACGTCGCAGTTCTCGACCAGGCCCTCGAAATCAAGGAGACGGAAATCGACGCCGAAGTCAACGTCACCGACCCGGCCCAGCTCCAGCAGTTCCTAGACCAGGAAGAGAAGCAACTGAAGGAGATGGTCGACAAGCTCAAAGCCGTCGGCGCTGACGTCGTCTTCTGCCAGAAGGGCATCGACGACATGGCCCAGCACTACCTCGCGAAGGAAGGCATCCTCGCGGCCCGCCGGGTCAAGAAGTCCGACATCAAGCGCCTCGCTCGCGCGACGGGAGCTCGCGTCGTCTCGAACTTAGAGGACATCGAGGAAGCGGACCTCGGCTACGCCGGTTCCGTCGCCCAGCGCGACGTCGGCGGCAAGGACCGCATCTTCGTCGAGGACGTGAAGGAAGCGAAGTCCGTCACGCTGATTCTCCGCGGCGGCACCGAGCACGTCGTCGACGAAGTCGAGCGCGCCATCGAGGACTCCCTCGGCGTCGTTCGCGTCACGCTCGAAGACGGCAAAGTCCTGCCCGGCGGCGCGGCTCCGGAGACGGAACTCGCCCTCGGTCTGCGCGACTACGCCGACTCCGTCGGCGGCCGCGAGCAGCTCGCCGTCGAGGCGTTCGCAGACGCAATCGACGTCATCCCACGCACCCTCGCAGAGAACGCTGGCCTCGACCCAATCGACAGTCTCGTCAATCTTCGCTCGAAGCACGACGCAGGCGAGACGACGACGGGTCTCGACGCTTACACCGGCGACATCATCGACATGCAAGCCGAAGGCGTCGTGGAGCCACTCCGCGTCAAGACGCAGGCCATCGAATCCGCAACCGAAGCCGCGGTCATGATCCTCCGCATCGACGACGTCATCGCCGCAGGCGACCTCTCCGGCGGCCAGGTCGACGGCGACGACGACGACATGGACATGCCACCGGGCGGCGGTGGCATGGGCGGCATGGGCGGTATGGGCGGTATGGGCGGCGCAATGTGA
- a CDS encoding zinc-dependent alcohol dehydrogenase family protein: MRAVVFQGVGEPLTVEEVDAPTCPPHGVVVETEACGICRSDWHAWQGDWDWVGVTPKPGQIFGHEPVGIIAEVGEEVTQFSEGDRVTTPFNLSDGTCPHCRAGRANICENIVPLGFVGPAQGAFAERFTIPDADHNAVLLPEGVDPTAVAALGCRFATAFHGLAHRVDVAPGDWVAVHGCGGVGLSAVHIAAALGANVVAVDIGAEKLDRARELGAHETVNATDVDSVPREIKRRTGGGAHVSVDALGIAETCRNSVNCLVKGGQHLQIGLTTSEERGEIALPIDAIAMGEKEIYGAFGMQPNRYDEVFRMIASGSVNPGKIVSETVSLDEVPEKLAALGTYESVGIPVVDTF, from the coding sequence ATGCGCGCAGTAGTGTTTCAGGGAGTGGGCGAACCGCTCACCGTAGAAGAGGTCGATGCGCCGACGTGCCCGCCTCATGGCGTGGTCGTGGAGACGGAAGCCTGTGGCATCTGCCGGTCGGACTGGCACGCCTGGCAGGGCGATTGGGACTGGGTCGGCGTGACGCCGAAACCGGGGCAAATTTTCGGCCACGAACCGGTCGGTATCATTGCGGAGGTCGGCGAGGAAGTCACCCAGTTCAGCGAGGGCGACCGGGTAACGACCCCGTTCAACCTCTCGGACGGAACCTGTCCGCACTGCCGGGCGGGCCGGGCGAATATCTGTGAGAACATCGTCCCGCTCGGTTTCGTCGGACCGGCACAGGGCGCGTTCGCAGAACGCTTCACCATCCCCGATGCGGACCACAACGCCGTGTTGCTCCCCGAGGGTGTGGACCCGACGGCGGTTGCGGCCCTCGGCTGTCGATTCGCCACGGCGTTTCACGGTCTCGCCCACCGCGTGGACGTGGCTCCCGGCGACTGGGTCGCGGTTCACGGCTGTGGCGGCGTCGGCCTCTCTGCGGTCCACATCGCGGCGGCCCTCGGTGCGAACGTCGTCGCCGTCGACATCGGCGCAGAGAAGCTCGACCGAGCGCGAGAACTCGGCGCCCACGAGACGGTGAACGCGACGGACGTAGACAGCGTCCCTCGCGAGATAAAACGGCGTACCGGGGGCGGCGCACACGTCTCGGTGGACGCCCTTGGCATCGCAGAGACCTGCCGGAACTCGGTAAACTGCCTCGTTAAGGGCGGCCAGCATCTCCAGATTGGCCTGACCACGAGCGAAGAGCGCGGCGAAATCGCCCTGCCAATCGACGCCATCGCGATGGGCGAAAAGGAGATTTACGGCGCGTTCGGGATGCAGCCAAACCGCTACGACGAGGTGTTCCGGATGATTGCAAGTGGGAGCGTAAACCCCGGCAAAATCGTCTCTGAAACCGTCTCCCTCGACGAGGTGCCGGAGAAGCTGGCGGCCCTCGGAACCTACGAGTCGGTCGGGATTCCGGTCGTCGATACGTTCTGA
- the eif1A gene encoding translation initiation factor eIF-1A, translating into MSENESNEGRKNLRMPDDGEVFAIVTDMLGANRVKVRCMDGVERTARIPGRMRKRVWIREDDVVIVEPWDWQDEKADIVWRFEKADADQLRREGHITA; encoded by the coding sequence ATGAGCGAGAACGAGAGCAACGAGGGCCGGAAGAACCTCCGGATGCCCGACGACGGAGAAGTGTTCGCCATCGTGACGGATATGCTCGGCGCGAACCGTGTGAAAGTGCGGTGCATGGACGGCGTCGAGCGGACCGCTCGAATTCCCGGTCGAATGCGAAAGCGCGTCTGGATTCGCGAAGACGACGTGGTTATCGTCGAGCCCTGGGACTGGCAAGACGAGAAGGCCGACATCGTCTGGCGCTTCGAGAAGGCAGACGCAGACCAGTTGCGCCGCGAAGGCCACATCACGGCCTGA
- the rio1 gene encoding serine/threonine-protein kinase Rio1 yields MSDDHGLVDTEMADTDEWEEIHVEDSEADRIAKSHDRDFEEFAIRLKDTEQFKVEGAVFDDATLAALYKLVQDGYIDAFGGPISTGKEANVYLADGPDGEIAVKVYLINTSNFRQMRDYLEGDPRFEGIGNQKRQVVMAWVKKEFANLRRAKEAGVRVPNPIAVERNVLVMEYLGQGDDRARRLGEVHIENPETAFEVVREYMCRLYDSGLVHGDLSEYNIVVHEGELTIIDLGQAVTVHHPNSRDFLERDCRNIANFFARQSVDTDGTSLLAHVTEQER; encoded by the coding sequence ATGAGCGACGACCACGGCCTCGTTGACACCGAGATGGCCGACACAGACGAGTGGGAGGAAATCCACGTCGAAGACAGCGAGGCCGACCGCATCGCAAAGAGCCACGACCGCGACTTCGAGGAGTTCGCGATTCGGCTCAAGGACACAGAGCAGTTCAAAGTAGAGGGGGCTGTGTTCGACGATGCGACGCTCGCCGCACTCTACAAACTCGTTCAAGACGGCTACATCGACGCCTTCGGCGGGCCGATTTCGACCGGCAAGGAGGCGAACGTCTACCTCGCAGACGGCCCCGACGGCGAAATCGCGGTGAAGGTGTACCTCATAAACACGAGCAACTTCCGCCAGATGCGTGACTATCTGGAGGGCGACCCACGTTTCGAGGGCATTGGCAACCAGAAACGCCAGGTCGTGATGGCGTGGGTGAAAAAGGAGTTCGCGAACCTCAGGCGGGCGAAGGAAGCGGGCGTTCGCGTCCCGAACCCCATCGCCGTCGAACGCAACGTGCTCGTGATGGAGTATCTCGGCCAGGGCGACGACCGCGCCCGCCGGCTCGGCGAAGTTCACATCGAGAACCCCGAAACCGCCTTCGAGGTCGTCCGTGAGTACATGTGCCGTCTCTACGATTCCGGTCTCGTCCACGGCGACCTCTCTGAGTACAACATCGTCGTCCACGAGGGCGAACTCACCATCATCGACCTCGGACAGGCGGTCACCGTCCACCACCCGAACTCCCGCGATTTCCTCGAACGCGACTGTCGGAATATCGCGAACTTCTTCGCCCGCCAGAGCGTCGACACCGACGGAACATCCCTGCTCGCACACGTCACCGAGCAGGAACGCTAA
- a CDS encoding pre-rRNA-processing protein PNO1 has product MQHVKIPQDRIGVLIGEGGATMREIEARAEVRLDIDSESGSVKVESVGDPISGLKGPDVVRAIGRGFSPDDALSLLNDDLMMFDLIDIDAHSRNKNDLKRQKGRLIGEGGRTRQLMAELSGASVTIYGSTLGIIGTPKQVEVARRAAEMILDGAPHGTVYSYLERAHNELKTQGMEYHNFSG; this is encoded by the coding sequence ATGCAACACGTGAAGATTCCGCAGGACCGCATTGGCGTCCTTATCGGTGAAGGCGGTGCGACGATGCGCGAAATCGAAGCGCGTGCAGAGGTGCGCCTCGACATCGATTCCGAATCCGGGTCGGTGAAAGTCGAGTCGGTTGGCGACCCCATCTCCGGGCTGAAAGGGCCCGACGTGGTGCGTGCAATCGGTCGTGGCTTCTCCCCGGACGACGCCCTCTCGCTGCTCAACGACGATTTGATGATGTTCGACCTCATCGACATCGACGCCCACAGCAGGAACAAAAACGACCTGAAACGCCAGAAAGGTCGGCTCATCGGCGAGGGCGGCCGCACCCGCCAGTTGATGGCCGAACTCTCGGGCGCATCGGTCACCATCTACGGCTCCACCCTCGGCATCATCGGGACGCCAAAGCAAGTGGAAGTCGCCCGGCGGGCCGCCGAGATGATTCTCGACGGCGCTCCCCACGGGACGGTGTACTCCTATCTCGAACGGGCGCACAACGAACTGAAGACTCAGGGGATGGAGTACCACAACTTCTCCGGATAA
- a CDS encoding MFS transporter, with protein sequence MHPLLRNGPFVRLMTGRLVTNAGDSLYYIAAMWLVYSLTGSAFYTGLAGFLTMLPGAFQFLAGPLVDRVSIRRVLVTTQVIQGVLVLTIPLAHYTGHLTVWFVLTVMPVLASLNQLVYPAQITALPRLVDDEHLVPANSAFSFAYQGVDLVFNAVGGIVVAVFGAVTLFLVDSVTFAAAALLFFSVRVPPAEDADATESPLQTYLTDLREGIAALRASPLFLLILGAVVANFAFGGYFAVLPAYADTLGNSAAYGLLLAALSAGMLAGALGAGTVDHFAFGRLIVVSYLLSGVLWVLAVLAPSLALTAALFAVAAVPIGATNVLVMTLVQTSMPERLVGRVTSVLVSMATVATPFGALLGGAAADASGPTVVMLATGVSFVFVAGYVTALPRLRKLGPIGDVEFAVGAAAD encoded by the coding sequence GTGCATCCGCTCCTGCGAAACGGCCCGTTCGTCCGCCTCATGACGGGCCGACTGGTGACCAACGCCGGAGACAGTCTCTACTACATCGCGGCGATGTGGCTCGTCTATTCGCTCACGGGGTCTGCGTTCTACACGGGGCTGGCCGGCTTTCTCACGATGCTGCCCGGCGCGTTCCAGTTTCTCGCCGGACCGCTCGTCGACCGCGTTTCGATTCGCCGCGTCCTCGTGACGACGCAGGTGATTCAGGGCGTTCTGGTGCTCACGATTCCGCTCGCCCACTACACCGGCCACCTCACCGTCTGGTTCGTGCTCACGGTGATGCCCGTCCTCGCCTCGCTCAACCAGCTCGTCTACCCCGCCCAGATTACCGCCCTCCCGCGACTCGTGGACGACGAGCACCTCGTCCCCGCGAACTCGGCGTTCTCTTTTGCTTATCAGGGGGTCGACCTCGTGTTCAACGCCGTCGGCGGCATCGTCGTCGCCGTGTTCGGCGCGGTCACGCTGTTTCTCGTGGATTCGGTGACCTTCGCCGCGGCAGCTCTGTTGTTCTTCTCGGTTCGCGTGCCCCCTGCTGAAGACGCAGACGCCACCGAATCACCCCTGCAGACGTATCTTACGGACCTCCGCGAGGGTATCGCGGCGCTCCGGGCGTCCCCGCTGTTCCTCCTGATTCTCGGCGCGGTGGTCGCGAACTTCGCCTTCGGCGGCTACTTCGCCGTGCTCCCCGCCTACGCGGACACGCTCGGTAACTCCGCGGCGTACGGCCTGCTGCTCGCCGCCTTATCCGCGGGGATGCTCGCCGGGGCGCTCGGCGCGGGGACGGTAGACCACTTCGCGTTTGGCCGACTCATCGTCGTCTCGTATCTACTCTCGGGCGTACTCTGGGTGCTCGCCGTCCTCGCCCCGTCGCTCGCGCTGACCGCGGCCCTGTTTGCGGTTGCGGCCGTGCCCATCGGCGCGACGAACGTCCTCGTCATGACGCTCGTCCAGACGAGCATGCCCGAGCGACTCGTCGGGCGGGTCACGTCTGTCCTCGTGAGCATGGCGACGGTGGCGACACCCTTCGGCGCACTCCTCGGTGGGGCGGCGGCGGATGCCTCCGGCCCGACGGTCGTCATGCTCGCTACGGGCGTCTCGTTCGTCTTCGTCGCCGGCTACGTCACCGCCCTGCCGCGGCTTCGAAAACTGGGGCCCATCGGCGACGTGGAGTTCGCTGTTGGGGCCGCTGCCGACTGA
- a CDS encoding helix-turn-helix transcriptional regulator, with protein sequence MNDSRADTRPDEAFALLGNETRVAILRELADASDTPLSFSALRERVGMRDSGQFNYHLGKLTGIFIDKVDAGYRLRYAGAHVMGAILAGAYEQAATVGPFSLDDPCPVCGGTLEFSYEDERALVVCADCDRTTLQSSVPPGVFDGYDPHEYPMVYDRWIRSKVRSVIDGFCLSCEGRSIPEVLLDPEEFGTDDRMVRFTCVRCDGTVYMTIPEALVTDPAVVAFHHEQGVALDAEPTWRLEWLDDTTVETVSTDPLRLRVTGHVGDGTLRVTIDDSLTVLETTRDG encoded by the coding sequence ATGAACGACTCACGCGCGGACACGCGACCGGACGAGGCGTTCGCGCTGCTCGGCAACGAGACGCGCGTCGCCATCCTGCGTGAACTCGCAGACGCCTCGGACACGCCGCTCTCGTTTTCTGCACTTCGCGAGCGGGTGGGAATGCGCGACAGCGGGCAGTTCAACTACCACCTCGGCAAACTCACTGGTATCTTCATCGATAAGGTCGATGCCGGCTACCGCCTGCGCTATGCCGGGGCGCACGTCATGGGCGCGATTCTGGCGGGTGCCTACGAGCAGGCCGCGACCGTGGGGCCGTTTTCGCTCGACGACCCGTGTCCGGTCTGCGGCGGGACACTCGAATTTTCCTACGAGGACGAACGGGCGCTGGTCGTTTGTGCCGACTGTGACCGGACGACCCTCCAGAGTTCGGTTCCTCCCGGTGTCTTCGACGGCTACGACCCTCACGAGTATCCGATGGTGTACGACCGCTGGATTCGCTCGAAGGTCAGGAGCGTTATCGATGGGTTCTGTCTCTCGTGCGAGGGGCGGTCTATCCCCGAGGTGTTGCTCGACCCGGAGGAGTTCGGCACGGACGACCGGATGGTGCGATTCACCTGCGTGCGGTGTGATGGAACGGTCTACATGACGATTCCCGAGGCGCTCGTCACCGACCCGGCAGTCGTCGCCTTCCACCACGAACAGGGTGTCGCCCTCGACGCCGAACCGACGTGGCGACTCGAGTGGCTCGACGATACCACCGTCGAGACGGTTTCGACCGACCCGCTTCGGCTTCGCGTCACGGGTCACGTCGGGGACGGCACGCTTCGGGTGACCATCGACGACTCGCTCACGGTTCTCGAAACGACGCGCGACGGGTAG
- the glnA gene encoding type I glutamate--ammonia ligase: protein MTNENIAPDGGLSAEAQAVVDKIEENNVDFLRLQFTDILGTVKNVAVPASQAEKAFSEGIYFDGSSIEGFVRIQESDMRLKPDPSTFAILPWRNTEESASARLMCDVVDTTTDEPFNGDPRYVLKQALDRAKKMGYKVNAAPEPEFFLFEEDEDGRATTITNDAGGYFDVAPKDLASDVRRDIIYGLENMGFEIEASHHEVAEGQHEINFEYDDALTTADNVATFRMVVRAIAAEHGYHATFMPKPIAKINGSGMHTHISLFDEDGNNAFHDGDDEFSLSGTAKQFLAGVLEHAPALTAVCNPTVNSYKRLVPGYEAPVYVAWSDRNRSALIRRPAARVPAASRIELRSPDPSCNPYLALAVIIHAGLNGIERGLEAPDPVRENIYEFDADKRAEYGIDTLPANLGEALSALEADEDMQSALGEHVYEKFMQAKSQEYDEYRISVSQWELDRYLETF, encoded by the coding sequence ATGACAAACGAAAATATTGCCCCTGATGGTGGTCTTTCGGCGGAAGCGCAGGCAGTCGTTGACAAAATCGAAGAGAACAACGTAGACTTCCTTCGACTCCAGTTCACCGACATTCTCGGTACAGTGAAAAACGTCGCTGTCCCCGCCTCGCAAGCCGAAAAGGCCTTCTCGGAGGGCATCTATTTCGACGGGTCTTCTATCGAAGGCTTCGTCCGCATTCAGGAATCGGACATGCGTTTGAAACCCGACCCTTCGACGTTCGCGATTTTACCATGGCGCAACACCGAAGAGAGCGCCTCTGCGCGTCTCATGTGCGACGTCGTGGACACCACGACGGACGAACCGTTCAACGGCGACCCACGCTACGTTCTGAAGCAGGCGCTCGACCGCGCGAAGAAGATGGGTTACAAGGTAAACGCCGCGCCGGAACCCGAGTTCTTCCTGTTCGAGGAAGACGAAGATGGCCGCGCGACGACCATCACCAACGACGCAGGCGGCTACTTCGACGTCGCGCCGAAGGACCTCGCCTCCGACGTTCGCCGCGACATCATCTACGGCTTAGAGAACATGGGCTTCGAAATCGAAGCCAGCCACCACGAGGTCGCAGAGGGCCAGCACGAAATCAACTTCGAGTACGACGACGCCCTGACGACGGCCGACAACGTCGCGACTTTCCGCATGGTCGTCCGCGCTATCGCCGCCGAACACGGCTATCACGCCACGTTCATGCCGAAGCCAATCGCGAAGATCAACGGCTCGGGCATGCACACCCACATCTCGCTGTTCGACGAGGACGGCAACAATGCATTCCACGACGGCGACGACGAGTTCAGCCTCTCTGGGACGGCAAAGCAGTTCCTCGCGGGCGTCCTCGAACACGCCCCGGCGCTCACCGCCGTCTGCAACCCAACGGTTAACTCGTACAAGCGTCTCGTCCCCGGCTACGAGGCACCCGTCTACGTCGCGTGGTCCGACCGCAACCGCTCTGCGCTCATCCGCCGGCCGGCCGCCCGCGTGCCTGCCGCCTCGCGCATCGAACTGCGCTCGCCGGACCCATCGTGCAACCCGTACCTCGCGCTCGCCGTCATCATCCACGCCGGTCTGAACGGCATCGAGCGCGGCCTCGAAGCGCCCGACCCGGTCCGCGAGAACATCTACGAGTTCGACGCCGACAAACGCGCCGAATACGGTATCGACACGCTGCCGGCCAACCTCGGCGAGGCACTCTCTGCGCTCGAAGCAGACGAGGACATGCAGTCCGCACTCGGCGAACACGTCTACGAGAAGTTCATGCAGGCGAAGTCCCAGGAGTACGACGAGTACCGCATCTCCGTCAGCCAGTGGGAACTCGACCGCTACCTCGAGACGTTCTAA